From Bacteroides uniformis:
TGATGCCCTTGCTCTCCGCACGGTTCGTGTCCACACGGAAAAACTGCAACTGTTTGTAATCGAACAGCAACTTGCCCCCAAAGTCCTTTACTTCCAATGAGGCGGGTGACTTGCCCTTCAAAATACTTGCAGCCTGCCGGCCGGCAGCAAAAGCATCCTCTCCGGGAACGGCATCATACACACACAGAACACCGTTCGTCATAGCCAGGTTCTGGCTGGTAAACACGGGGGCCTTCAACTTCAAGGAAAGAAAGGGAATCCATTTGGGAGCAATGACAATATGCTTGTAGGCATTGTAGTCATAGCAAATGGAAGTGATGATAGAGTTCAAGGACTTGGCCTGCACATTCAGCACTTTCAACTCATGCTCCGGATAGTTGCTCTTTATGCGTTCCCAGGATTCCTCCACAGCCTTAACCCCTTTAAGGCTCAGGAAACTGCTGTCGGACAGACAGACCAACTCCCTGCGGGAAGGAAACATGCGGACAGCCGCATCCAGCAAGACATCGAAATCCGTTTTCGAAACATAGCCGGAGACGTTGGGCATTCTTTCAAAGACTCTCTCATCCGGGTATTTGATACCCGAAACCACTACCGGTATCTGATAAGGCAGGGAATCACCGCAATGGGTCAATGTGAAGAAAGCCTCATCGCTGGAGGTCACAATCAAGTCCGTTTTCCGTTGCCTGGCACGCTCGCAGATGCGGCGCATGATGAAGCACTCGGAAGCGAAAGACCAGTAATCGGCATTCAGATATTCAGTAGTGATATTGGCTTTAACTCCCCCCTTGTCCAGTCCGTTCTCCAAATTTTCTGTCAGAAGGCTGTGCCAAGGAGTATTTTTTGTATAGGACTGTATGAAAAGTACATTGTACGTACGTCCCGTAGCCGAAAGTGTTCCCGACATCAACCACAACAAGCCTGCAAACAATGGAAAGAAAAGGCGTTTCATCATAATATAGATTTTGTATACTCAACGCAAAACTCTTATTCGTCACGCAAATATACAAGTTATATTGAGAATGAGCACAGATTATTCAAAAAAAACTCACTCATCGTGCAATGCTTCGGCAGGCTGTACCTTCATGGCCCGTGAAGCCGGATACCAGATTCCTGCAATCACCATCAATGCCATCAATATCCAGACAATAGAAACGCATATGACAAATCTCCCCCAAGTGGCATCCGTGGCTTCCGTAAAAGTGACATCTGCCATAACCATATTGATACATATCATCAAAGCGGGGATGGAAGCAAGTGCCAACAGCAGCAACCCTTCACCCAGCAATTGCCAGCGTATTCTTCCGCGGCTGCTGCCCATGGCCATGCGCAAAGCAATCTCGCTGCGGCGATGGCGGGTACGGAACCAAAAAGTTCCCATCAGCCCGATGAATACATTGAAAACAAAGAATATCACAATGAGCCTTGCGCTGCGGATATACGGGGTGATTCCTTCGGCAGCATCCCGCTCTATCTTCTGGTCCTTATAGCTCTGTATGTCGAAAAGATAGAATGGAGCGACCTGCAGCTGCGACATCATATCCTGATAAAAACGAGCTGCAAAATTATCCGTATCCGCCTCCGGACGTATCCGTAGGGAGATGAACGGGAGGTACTGGTCCTCATAGAACCAACCGGGGAAAGGAGTCAGGACAAAAGGTCCGTAACGGGCATAGTCATCCGTCTTCTGCAAGGCACAGACTGCAGAGACACGGTAACGGAGACCTCCGCTGTAATAATCCAGAAACTCGCGGCCCACCGCCCCGGCACTTGTCTGAAAAAGACTGTCTGCCAAATCACGGGTCACCACGGCAGGCAGAGGACTGGCAGTGGAATTCCAATCCGAGACATTCCCCTGCAACAGCGGAATGCGCATGACGTCGAAATATTCGGGAGACACATAGCGCACTGTAGTCTCGACAACATGCACGCTGTCCGTCGTATACCCCTGGTAAACACGCCCGCGGGTATAAGTATCGGTACCCAGCCACGTGGCAGCACTTTCCACTGCAGGATATTGCCTGATACGCCGGAGCACTTCCTCCATCGGCTTGAACCAGAAGGTCTGCAGGCTGTCTTCCGACGTGCACGGCACTATCTGTGTGGGATTGCAGGAAATCCTTATCTTATAGACATGCTCCAAATCATACCCCTTAGGCTGCCGTTCTGCATGGGCAAAGCCATAGAGTACATCCACACAATACCACATCAATGTAAATACAATCAACAGCTCGGCAAACAGCCAGCCGTTACTGCGGCGCTGGTTCCATATCTGGTGTAAAATAGAATGTATCATACTCGTTACTGTTTTAATTGGGATTCGTTTATCCGCTCATTCTCCGCCAAGAACCTCGGCTATAGGGCGACGGGTGGCATGCCAGGCAGGAATAAACACAGAAAGCAGGTTGAACAACAGACACACCACCAATACAGCCACGAAAACCGCAGGACGGAGGAAGAGCCAGACGCTTACATCAAAATTCGTTCCGGGAGCACCATCGCCAAGCATCCAGTCCTTACCCAGCCATAGGAATATGCACGAAAAGAGAAAACCGAGCAATGCGCCGGCAAATGCCAAGGCCAGGTTCTCGCGGAGCAACTGCACCATCAAGGTAGAACGGCTGACGCCGTATGCTTTCCTTACCGCAAGCTCAGCCATGCGACGGGACATTTGCGAAGATATAAGTCCGCTGACATTGATAGCGGGCACAATAAGCAATATCAAACCCAGGATGATGCAGGTTACGGCAGGACTCATCGTGTCATTACGGAAGAACTGCCGTTCCGTATAGGTGCTGAGGTCGGGAAGCTCCAGTTCATATTCGACCAGTATCTCGTTGAAGCGGGCAAGCGACTGTTCTATCTGCCGCTTGAGTTCCTCTCTGCCGACACCGGGCTTGACAAGGGCCACAGCCTCGAAATCTCCCCGTAGCCCTTCACTGCCCAGACCGGAATCCCGGGTGGAATAAGGCATCCACAACTCTCCATAGGCAAATGTGAACAGAGAGCTCACATCCTTGGTGACCCCGACAATGCGCTTAGGGCGAAAGTTGACAAAATAATTTTTGCCAATGGCTGCTTCGGCAGACCCGAAAGCTTCGCGAGCAAGCTGTTCGCCTATAACCACGACATCCCGGCAAGCATCGAACTCTTCGGTACTGAAAAGACGGCCCGCCACAAGAGGGATATCGTAGACACGCCAATAGTTCAAATCCACCTGACGAACCGTACGGCGCATTCCCCGCACGGGCGAATCCCCACAGTATCTAAGATAGGTAGGTCCCAGATAGGTGACAAGTTCCGCACCCGGAAGTTCTGCAAAAATAGCGTTGACAGCCCGATAAGACATGCCCGTATTGGAATTGCTGTGGTCGGACTTGCGGTAAGAGTATCCATAAGAAGAATATACCATGCTACTGCGGTGCGACTCGGGAGCCAAGTCAGCCGTCTGGATGTCATACACCATGTAAATGACCATGACAAAGGTTATACTCACTGCCGTACCGATGACGGAAACAGCACTGAAAAAGGGATTCTGGCGGATAAGAGCTAAAATTTGTTCCATAGCTTTCTATTCATCGTGCAATGCTTCGGCAGGCTGCACCTTCATCGCCTTGCGGGCAGGAATACCTATACCGATGACAATCATTAGGGTAATCAGCACAAAGCTGATGGCAGCACAGAGCAGCAGGCGGTCCCACTCCAACGTCGTACCGTTCCTCCAGGAATTCAACTCCAGGTGTGCAAGATTATAATCGATGAGCAATGCAACGGGGGTGACAATTGCCAACAACAATATCCCTTCACTAAGCAGCCGGCTGAAGATGGCACGGTCTGTCGCTCCATGCGCTTTGTGCAGTGCTATCTCCGAACGGCGTTGCTGCGTACGGAACCAGAATGTTCCGAGCAAGCCGAGGAAAATGTTCAGCAGCAGGAATCCCATACCCATCACATAGTTACGGATGTCATTGGTCCATGCCTGCTGGTAGTTGCGACGAATATCCTTGAAAGAACGTATCTCCGAAATGAAGATATTGCCTATGCGGAACTGGCTCTCACTGTCTGCCTTCAGCCTCTCAATGAAGTCATTGTCCTGCCCTTCACGGACGCGGACACAAAGTTCGAGACCGATATAGTAGAAACTCTGCTTCACCATCATGGAATATGAGCTTCGCGCCTGGTCATAATCGTGATAGCGTACATTTTGCAGTGCAGCACCCAGCCGGTAGGTCTTCGTAGTATCACCAAAAAGATAGAACCGCTGGCCTACGAGATCTGTCATCCGGCGGTCGTATTTCCGGTAGAGGTTATCCGAAGCCATAAACTCCCCGCGCTCCAACATTTCAGCCAATTGTTCGGGTGTCTCGCCACGCGTGCCCCGATAGCGGAATACACGGGGAAAGTCCGGTGTCACTAACCTGCGGATGGTCCAACCGGGAGAACGCAAAGTGTCATAGCTTACTTCAGCGCCTGAATTGCTTCCGTTGTAAGGATATGAATTCTGCGAAAGGCTGACCGCTTCTATCTCCGGCCGACGACGCAGACGCTCCAACAACTCGGCTATGTCA
This genomic window contains:
- a CDS encoding ABC transporter permease, translated to MIHSILHQIWNQRRSNGWLFAELLIVFTLMWYCVDVLYGFAHAERQPKGYDLEHVYKIRISCNPTQIVPCTSEDSLQTFWFKPMEEVLRRIRQYPAVESAATWLGTDTYTRGRVYQGYTTDSVHVVETTVRYVSPEYFDVMRIPLLQGNVSDWNSTASPLPAVVTRDLADSLFQTSAGAVGREFLDYYSGGLRYRVSAVCALQKTDDYARYGPFVLTPFPGWFYEDQYLPFISLRIRPEADTDNFAARFYQDMMSQLQVAPFYLFDIQSYKDQKIERDAAEGITPYIRSARLIVIFFVFNVFIGLMGTFWFRTRHRRSEIALRMAMGSSRGRIRWQLLGEGLLLLALASIPALMICINMVMADVTFTEATDATWGRFVICVSIVWILMALMVIAGIWYPASRAMKVQPAEALHDE
- a CDS encoding ABC transporter permease, with translation MEQILALIRQNPFFSAVSVIGTAVSITFVMVIYMVYDIQTADLAPESHRSSMVYSSYGYSYRKSDHSNSNTGMSYRAVNAIFAELPGAELVTYLGPTYLRYCGDSPVRGMRRTVRQVDLNYWRVYDIPLVAGRLFSTEEFDACRDVVVIGEQLAREAFGSAEAAIGKNYFVNFRPKRIVGVTKDVSSLFTFAYGELWMPYSTRDSGLGSEGLRGDFEAVALVKPGVGREELKRQIEQSLARFNEILVEYELELPDLSTYTERQFFRNDTMSPAVTCIILGLILLIVPAINVSGLISSQMSRRMAELAVRKAYGVSRSTLMVQLLRENLALAFAGALLGFLFSCIFLWLGKDWMLGDGAPGTNFDVSVWLFLRPAVFVAVLVVCLLFNLLSVFIPAWHATRRPIAEVLGGE
- a CDS encoding ABC transporter permease, which gives rise to MTKKLLTQIKNEWLSNLWLVLELLVVSVVMWYVVDYLYTRAATYLEPRGFNIEHCYLIELGELTPKSPDYIAGHTSQQTHDDIAELLERLRRRPEIEAVSLSQNSYPYNGSNSGAEVSYDTLRSPGWTIRRLVTPDFPRVFRYRGTRGETPEQLAEMLERGEFMASDNLYRKYDRRMTDLVGQRFYLFGDTTKTYRLGAALQNVRYHDYDQARSSYSMMVKQSFYYIGLELCVRVREGQDNDFIERLKADSESQFRIGNIFISEIRSFKDIRRNYQQAWTNDIRNYVMGMGFLLLNIFLGLLGTFWFRTQQRRSEIALHKAHGATDRAIFSRLLSEGILLLAIVTPVALLIDYNLAHLELNSWRNGTTLEWDRLLLCAAISFVLITLMIVIGIGIPARKAMKVQPAEALHDE